The Deltaproteobacteria bacterium DNA segment AATTCGATCGGTGAGATTGCCTAACACTCCACCAAAGATGAGACTTAACAGAACGGGAAAAAACCGGTTGATCTCATCGAGATTTTTAAAAAGAGAGGACAGCACGAAAATCGCAATAGCGGAGATGCCGTAAAAAAGCGGGTTTCGCAGACTATCCCCCAAAGAAGAAAGCAGACCAAAAGCGGCGCCGGTATTGCGCACATGCACAAGATCAAAATAACCCGGGATAATGGGGATGGCGTCTCCAAAACCAATGTGCTGTAGAACAAGATATTTCGTAAATTGATCAAGAAGAAAAATCGCGGGCGCCAAAATCAGCAAAATTTTATATTTATTTTTCACTTTTCATTTTTAATTTTCACACGATGCCAACGCACCGTTGGCAAAGCTCGGGATGTTGCGGGTCTTTGCCGACAAAAGTGGAATATTTCCAGCACCGGACACATTTTTGACCTTCGGCCTTTTCAATCCCTACTTTCAATCCGGTCAACTCTTCAGAGCTGTAGACCCAATCTCCTTTCGCTTTTCCAAACCCCACCTGTGAAACAATAAAAACATCGGCCAGAATACTTCCGAACGATTTTAAAAATTGTTCCTGATCGGGTGTTGCTTCCAGCATCACTTTGGCTTCCAAAGAATTTCCCAAAAACTTCGCCGCGCGCGCAATTTCCAAAGCCTTCGTTGCCACACCCCGCATTTTCAAAAAGCGGTCCCACTTTTCAATGAGACTTGAGTCCTGCAATTTTTCTTGCGGTTGTGGCAATGTGGTCAGGAACACGGAACTCTCTTTCCCCGGAAAAGCAGGAGCCATCTGCCATACCTCTTCTGCCGTAAATGAAAAAATGGGGGACATCAAGCGCACCAGTGTGTCCAGAATTTTAAAAAGAACCGTTTGCGCGGCCCGCCGTGGCACACCGGCCTTAGCTTCAGTGTAGAGACGATCTTTTAAAACATCGAAATAAACGGAAGAAAGTTCCACGGCACAAAAACGAGTCAGACTGTGCGCAATCATGTGAAATTCAAAAGATTCATAACCTTCCATTACCTCTCTGACAAGGTCTTGCAGAACATGCAAAGCCCAGCGGTCAATTTCCTGCAATTTTTCGTAGGGCACTTCATCTTTTCCCGGTTGGAAATCGGAAAGATTTCCCAACATGTAACGACACGTGTTGCGAACTTTGCGATAGGAATCGACAAGTCTTGTTAAAATTTCCTCTGAAAAACGGATGTCGTTCCGATAATCTTCGTTGGCAACCCAAAGTCGAAGCATCTCTGCGCCATGACTCTTCAAAACTTTTTCGGGTGGAATATAATTTCCTGCCGATTTGGAAAGTTTTTTTCCGTTGGCATCGACCACAAAACCGTGTGTCAGCACACGCCGGTATGGCGCCTTTCCGCGGGTGGCCATGGATTCCAGCAAGGATGTGTGAAACCATCCGCGATGTTGGTCACTCCCCTCCAGATAAAGATCTGCGGGAATTTTCATTTTGAGCAGGTCTTCCAGCACAGCGGCATAAGAGGAGCCCGAATCGAACCAGACATCAAGCACATCGGTCTCTTTTTTAAATTTTGTTTTTTTGTTGCAGGTGGTGCAAACGAAATTTTTCGGCATTACTTTTGAAATATCGAGATCAAACCACGCATCGGCCCCGCCATTTTCCGCAAAGACTTGGGCCACCTTTTCAACCAATTCGGCCGACGTGCTTGCCACACCGCACGTTTCGCAAATCACGGCAATAATGGGAACTCCCCAGAGACGTTGTCTGGAGATGCACCAGTCCGGTCTGTTCTGCAACATTCCAAAAATACGATTACGTCCCCACGGAGGAATCCAGTGAACCTGATCGACCGCTTTCAAAACATTTTTCCTCAGATCATTTTTCTCCATCGAGATAAACCACTGTTCCGTGGCGCGAAAGACAATCGGATTATGACAACGCCAACAATGAGGATAGGTATGTTCCAAACTTTCTTCTTTTGCCAAAGCACCAATTTCTTTGAGACGTTCGATTATGGGTTTGTTGGCTTCTTCCACTTTTTTTCCAACCAACCAATCAAGTCCCACTTCTTGTGTAAATCGTCCGGCGGAATCAATTGGAGCGAAGGGTTCCAGATTATATTTTCTGCCCACTTCATAATCTTCGTAACCGTGACCCGGTGCGGTGTGAACACAACCGGTTCCTTCTTCGAGCGTCACATGTGGCCCCAGAATAATCAGCGATTTGCGTGGCAAAAGAGGATGCTGACAATGCAGATTTTCCAAATCTTTCGCGTTAAATTTTACCAAAACTTCCACATCGGGTGATCCAAAAATTTCAAGAATCTTGTTCAACAATCCATCGGCCAGAATCCAGATTTCTTTTCCAAAACGAACGGCGGCATAGGTAAATTGGGGATTGAGCGCAATTGCCAGATTGGCAGGCAAAGTCCACGGCGTCGTGGTCCAGATCACAACATAAATTGGTTCGTTCGAGAGATGAAAATTTTTGTGCAATGTTTCTTCATCGGCGACACGAAATTTTACATAGATGGAAGGTGATTTATGATTTTGATATTCCACTTCGGCTTCAGCCAAAGCGGTGCGACAAGAGGGACACCAAAAAACCGG contains these protein-coding regions:
- the lspA gene encoding signal peptidase II; translation: MKNKYKILLILAPAIFLLDQFTKYLVLQHIGFGDAIPIIPGYFDLVHVRNTGAAFGLLSSLGDSLRNPLFYGISAIAIFVLSSLFKNLDEINRFFPVLLSLIFGGVLGNLTDRIRFGNVVDFLSFHIQDKTLWGISLEWPSFNVADSAITVSMIFLAIHFLRDQGPASPDREANSQSLRSPKE
- the ileS gene encoding isoleucine--tRNA ligase → MADYKNTINLPQTPFPMKANLPQREPDFLKRWDEAKLYQKLIEKNKDKPRYIFHDGPPYANGHIHYGTILNKILKDIVVKYKNMSGHLCEFVPGWDCHGLPIELQVDKDLGSKKAKMSPLEIRKACREYALKFVDIQREEFKRLGCMGSWDNPYLTMSPQYEATIAKEFGRFVKKDLVYCGKKPVFWCPSCRTALAEAEVEYQNHKSPSIYVKFRVADEETLHKNFHLSNEPIYVVIWTTTPWTLPANLAIALNPQFTYAAVRFGKEIWILADGLLNKILEIFGSPDVEVLVKFNAKDLENLHCQHPLLPRKSLIILGPHVTLEEGTGCVHTAPGHGYEDYEVGRKYNLEPFAPIDSAGRFTQEVGLDWLVGKKVEEANKPIIERLKEIGALAKEESLEHTYPHCWRCHNPIVFRATEQWFISMEKNDLRKNVLKAVDQVHWIPPWGRNRIFGMLQNRPDWCISRQRLWGVPIIAVICETCGVASTSAELVEKVAQVFAENGGADAWFDLDISKVMPKNFVCTTCNKKTKFKKETDVLDVWFDSGSSYAAVLEDLLKMKIPADLYLEGSDQHRGWFHTSLLESMATRGKAPYRRVLTHGFVVDANGKKLSKSAGNYIPPEKVLKSHGAEMLRLWVANEDYRNDIRFSEEILTRLVDSYRKVRNTCRYMLGNLSDFQPGKDEVPYEKLQEIDRWALHVLQDLVREVMEGYESFEFHMIAHSLTRFCAVELSSVYFDVLKDRLYTEAKAGVPRRAAQTVLFKILDTLVRLMSPIFSFTAEEVWQMAPAFPGKESSVFLTTLPQPQEKLQDSSLIEKWDRFLKMRGVATKALEIARAAKFLGNSLEAKVMLEATPDQEQFLKSFGSILADVFIVSQVGFGKAKGDWVYSSEELTGLKVGIEKAEGQKCVRCWKYSTFVGKDPQHPELCQRCVGIV